The following proteins are encoded in a genomic region of Candidatus Poribacteria bacterium:
- a CDS encoding trypsin-like peptidase domain-containing protein, producing the protein MYATKSKHQPLIIGLISLLFYAVPSGFTNENVLQMLEKDFQKVVTDARPAVVKVVATQVRPFTRQNIGSGIVIDDTGHIVTTTFEMETLSKIEVIFKNRIVSPAKLIGIDTLTDIAVLQVADPWIERRSSRDATKAVAADEWIELKKPQPLKWGDSSKIDTGSWVVTIGSSYGNSPIVSFGIVGGWDTLPDQLCGDLIKINAAVTPGNSGGAVVNTSGEVVGMIFAVLTDPTNANSPADMLFEKQDNIDLRQFLVQPPLLGIRNQEITFAMPIETVNAVAKEIIEHGKVARGWLGVEVDVNELGVFVTGVIENSPAHKCGLLQNDFILEFNKVRVHSYAELLRCVVSKRPNTKVELKIGRNGTEQYSTVILGEKP; encoded by the coding sequence ATGTACGCAACAAAATCAAAACACCAACCACTGATAATCGGACTCATCAGCTTACTTTTCTATGCAGTTCCCTCAGGTTTCACAAACGAGAATGTCCTGCAGATGCTTGAAAAGGATTTTCAGAAGGTCGTCACCGATGCCCGTCCTGCTGTTGTGAAAGTCGTCGCAACGCAGGTGAGGCCATTTACACGCCAAAACATCGGCTCCGGTATTGTCATCGACGACACTGGACACATCGTGACAACTACATTTGAGATGGAGACGCTGAGTAAGATCGAGGTTATCTTTAAAAATAGAATAGTTTCGCCAGCAAAATTGATCGGCATTGATACACTCACTGATATCGCAGTACTTCAGGTTGCAGATCCATGGATTGAACGCAGATCTTCAAGGGATGCTACCAAAGCCGTAGCAGCTGACGAGTGGATTGAACTCAAGAAGCCTCAACCTCTCAAATGGGGCGATTCCTCAAAAATTGATACCGGTTCTTGGGTCGTGACAATAGGAAGTTCCTACGGAAATAGCCCAATTGTTTCCTTCGGAATTGTCGGCGGTTGGGACACATTGCCAGACCAACTGTGCGGAGACTTAATTAAAATCAACGCAGCAGTTACACCCGGCAACAGCGGCGGAGCAGTCGTAAACACATCAGGAGAGGTTGTCGGAATGATATTTGCGGTCCTCACGGATCCAACGAACGCCAATTCACCAGCAGACATGCTGTTCGAGAAACAGGACAACATAGATCTCAGGCAATTTCTCGTTCAACCGCCCCTATTAGGAATTCGTAACCAAGAAATCACCTTTGCTATGCCGATAGAGACAGTGAACGCTGTTGCCAAAGAAATTATAGAACACGGAAAGGTAGCACGCGGCTGGCTGGGCGTTGAGGTTGATGTCAATGAGCTTGGAGTCTTTGTTACAGGCGTGATTGAAAACAGCCCCGCGCACAAATGTGGACTTTTACAGAATGATTTTATCCTCGAATTTAACAAAGTCCGTGTACACTCTTACGCCGAGTTGTTAAGATGCGTTGTGAGTAAGCGACCCAATACGAAGGTCGAGCTTAAAATCGGTAGGAATGGAACTGAACAATATTCTACGGTAATCTTAGGTGAAAAACCTTAA
- a CDS encoding RRXRR domain-containing protein, giving the protein MLVPVVDKNQHPLMPTKPSRARRWIQSNKATPFWKNGIFCVRLNVDPSNTEFQEVAVGVDPGSKKEGFTVKSASHTYLNVQADAHSKIGKKVEKRRELRRGRRSRKCPNRPNRTNRLANRERIPAGTRARWDWKLRILDWLSKLYPITHVCVENIKARTIERAKKWNQSFSPLEVGKQWFYTEIQQRWELLTLQGWETKEIRDRLGLKKSSKKLAETFEAHCVDSWCLAYHVVDGSLLDNTDIFCISPIPIVRRELHRQNPQKGGKRPRYGGTTFNGLVKNTLVKHIRHGITRISGFGKQGISLYSLGGKRLCQNAKIADCKVLTRLNFNYRRGHSSPT; this is encoded by the coding sequence ATGTTAGTTCCAGTCGTAGATAAGAATCAACACCCTCTAATGCCTACCAAGCCTTCAAGGGCAAGGCGTTGGATACAATCAAATAAGGCAACTCCGTTTTGGAAGAACGGTATCTTCTGCGTCCGTCTAAACGTTGATCCGTCGAATACCGAGTTCCAAGAGGTCGCTGTCGGTGTTGACCCCGGTAGCAAGAAGGAAGGCTTTACCGTCAAATCAGCATCTCATACCTATTTGAATGTTCAAGCAGACGCTCACAGTAAAATAGGTAAGAAAGTTGAAAAGCGTCGTGAGTTGCGTAGAGGCAGACGCTCGCGTAAGTGTCCGAACCGTCCGAATAGAACGAACCGACTTGCGAATAGAGAACGTATACCTGCTGGCACAAGAGCAAGGTGGGATTGGAAACTTCGTATCCTTGATTGGTTATCAAAGTTGTATCCTATCACGCATGTTTGTGTGGAAAACATTAAGGCACGAACAATAGAACGTGCGAAAAAGTGGAATCAATCGTTTAGTCCATTAGAGGTCGGCAAGCAATGGTTCTACACTGAAATCCAGCAACGTTGGGAGTTGTTAACTTTACAAGGGTGGGAGACGAAAGAGATACGGGATAGACTCGGACTCAAGAAATCCTCAAAGAAGTTAGCGGAAACCTTTGAGGCACACTGTGTCGATAGTTGGTGTCTTGCCTATCACGTTGTAGACGGTTCTCTCTTGGATAATACAGACATATTCTGTATATCACCAATACCTATTGTGAGACGTGAACTCCATAGGCAGAATCCACAGAAAGGCGGAAAGCGTCCACGATATGGTGGTACGACTTTCAATGGATTGGTGAAAAACACACTCGTCAAGCACATTAGACATGGCATAACACGTATCAGTGGGTTTGGCAAGCAAGGTATTTCACTATATTCTCTTGGTGGAAAACGACTTTGCCAAAATGCCAAAATAGCAGATTGTAAAGTGTTGACACGCCTTAACTTTAACTATAGGAGGGGGCATTCCTCCCCAACCTAA
- a CDS encoding zf-HC2 domain-containing protein, with protein sequence MNCLQAEEYFSAHFEDTLDYQTLQDFEGHLAECEACQQEYSRFQESVKATQQLPQIEPSPYFMPTLMQRLAEEQHEIDGVKGIGTGWKRLLDVFRRPIWAVSGIVALILTIGGTYLHQEGFLFDQDPVSTVEMSVGTQDNRVTPTPRQPMQQHYVLKQVSYTNTSTRGGL encoded by the coding sequence ATGAACTGCCTACAAGCCGAGGAATACTTCTCTGCTCACTTTGAAGACACACTTGATTATCAGACACTGCAAGATTTTGAAGGACATCTCGCAGAATGTGAGGCGTGTCAGCAGGAATATTCCCGATTTCAGGAATCTGTTAAGGCGACGCAGCAATTGCCACAGATCGAACCCTCTCCCTACTTTATGCCGACGTTAATGCAACGACTCGCTGAAGAACAGCACGAGATTGATGGCGTTAAGGGAATCGGAACAGGTTGGAAACGGCTGCTGGATGTATTCCGCCGTCCGATATGGGCAGTTAGCGGGATTGTGGCGTTGATTCTCACCATAGGTGGCACCTACCTCCATCAAGAGGGTTTCTTATTCGATCAAGACCCCGTTTCAACGGTGGAAATGTCGGTAGGGACACAAGATAATCGTGTGACCCCAACACCAAGGCAACCGATGCAGCAGCATTACGTTTTAAAGCAGGTGAGTTATACCAACACGTCCACGCGAGGCGGGCTCTAA
- a CDS encoding sigma-70 family RNA polymerase sigma factor, whose amino-acid sequence MLDLDDELMERYQKGDESAFTLLVRRHQQPLVNFIARFINDRNSAEDLAQETFIRIFKAAHRYKPGRAHFKTWMYHIAKNLCKNELRNRERRDKYRVDNVIDSGSDSKGDSEEIDLIANTPANQAFQPEVALERKELRNAIQKAIAELPEQYRLPLVLRDLQGLSYEEISEVLELRSGTTKSRINRARLMLKDKLKPFI is encoded by the coding sequence ATGCTTGACTTAGATGATGAATTGATGGAACGCTATCAGAAAGGCGACGAAAGTGCGTTTACACTTCTCGTGCGCCGACATCAGCAACCGCTCGTCAATTTCATTGCTCGGTTCATTAACGATAGGAATAGTGCCGAGGACTTGGCGCAAGAGACGTTCATTCGCATCTTTAAAGCGGCGCACCGCTATAAACCGGGACGCGCGCATTTTAAGACGTGGATGTATCATATCGCCAAGAACCTGTGCAAAAATGAACTCCGAAACCGAGAACGACGCGACAAGTACAGGGTTGATAATGTGATAGACAGCGGGAGCGACAGTAAGGGAGATTCAGAAGAAATTGATCTGATCGCGAACACTCCCGCGAATCAGGCTTTCCAACCGGAAGTAGCACTCGAACGTAAAGAATTACGCAATGCCATTCAAAAAGCAATCGCAGAATTACCAGAACAGTATAGACTCCCCCTCGTCCTACGCGATCTACAGGGGCTTAGTTACGAGGAAATCAGTGAGGTCCTGGAACTCCGGAGTGGGACCACGAAATCTCGCATCAATCGTGCCCGACTCATGCTTAAAGATAAGTTAAAACCCTTTATTTGA
- a CDS encoding class I SAM-dependent methyltransferase, producing the protein MFDQVLQEVEAQCKEERIPMLGEEKAKFLATCVEEAKPSLIVECGTAIGYSGLWMLRVLKAAGTGRLITVEIDADRAAQARTNFERAGMADLVDSRIGDAQEVLKSIQEPVDFLLLDNNFNNYFPCFQAMESRLTNPATVVADNVGIGADSMADYLEHVREHYESETHWFDIDLPWVKQDAIEVSTYRR; encoded by the coding sequence ATGTTTGATCAGGTTTTACAAGAGGTCGAAGCACAGTGTAAAGAAGAAAGAATCCCGATGTTAGGAGAGGAAAAGGCGAAATTTCTTGCCACCTGCGTTGAGGAGGCGAAGCCGTCCCTTATTGTGGAGTGTGGAACTGCTATCGGTTATTCTGGGCTGTGGATGCTACGCGTTTTGAAAGCCGCTGGCACTGGACGCTTGATAACGGTTGAGATAGATGCTGACCGTGCAGCACAAGCACGTACGAATTTTGAACGCGCTGGAATGGCAGACCTCGTGGACTCACGCATCGGCGATGCGCAAGAGGTACTCAAAAGTATCCAAGAACCTGTCGATTTTCTGCTCCTTGATAACAACTTTAACAACTATTTTCCCTGTTTTCAAGCAATGGAATCGCGTTTAACCAATCCAGCAACCGTTGTGGCAGACAACGTTGGTATCGGTGCTGATTCAATGGCGGATTATCTGGAGCACGTCCGCGAGCACTATGAGTCTGAAACACATTGGTTTGACATTGATCTACCGTGGGTGAAACAGGACGCAATTGAAGTGAGTACCTACCGTCGTTAG
- a CDS encoding UxaA family hydrolase — protein sequence MDYDFTTVARLPSPGDNVAIATQTLESGTRIGYEGSQFQLSHTILEGHRFAIQSISETEPLLSWGLPFGFATRAIEPGDYVCNQKMIDSLSIRNLPFELPETPNFSDKMAPYVLDEAEFQAGRQVARHANERYFLGYQRPGNRGVGTRNYIVVMGTTSRTSGFARRLADMCSVGGVCNPDTFPNIDGIVAVTHTEGGESRTPNNIDMLLRTLAGFTVHPNIGAILLVDYGTEAVTNEMLKAYMLREGYALDDVVHQFYRLQGSFDADLAGGAEIIDGWLDSVNSVLRTEQSLENLKIALQCGGSDAFSGVSGNPLAAYVAKEVIRYGGCANLAETDELIGSEAYVLQNARDLPTARKFLDTIERFKERVSWHGHSAEGNPSGGNNFRGLYNIAIKSIGAAMKRHPDVCLDYVIDYSQLMEKSGYYFMDSPGNDLESIAGQVASGSNMIFFVTGNGSITNFPFVPTIKIVTTTGRYKMLTKDMDVNAGEYLDGTPMEELGESMLDLTVNVASGERSAGEKAGHSQVSLWRDWKQTEPADLDALLTESELKSGEPLSIDVTAQRSVPTTLPIDAVTETQRSVPTTLQFRALQTEAGYRTDQVGLILPTSLCSGQIAQMIAHRCNKQKIGEKQSISRFVALPHTEGCGVSGGRSEEIYTRTMIGHLTHPTVALGLLLEHGCEKTHNDHVRHEIQKLGISPEHYGWASVQLDGGIDAVIEKVQDWFSETLADKPSVPAVDAGLEHLRVAVTSTGETTEEVSDALTQLTHRIVAAGGTVVVPTNATFTRAATRAATRAAPTLAYGQRVEKVGFHIMETPTDQPTETLTGLGATGVDLALAHIVGAPLQSHVMVPLIQVSTDATTQANYGADLDSVSADVDDLLALIVEVASRRYIPKLHGKGNTDFQLTRGLLGISM from the coding sequence ATGGATTATGATTTCACGACTGTCGCGCGGTTGCCATCACCAGGTGATAACGTCGCTATTGCAACCCAAACGTTGGAGAGTGGTACACGCATCGGTTATGAAGGGTCTCAGTTTCAGTTGTCACATACCATTTTAGAAGGACACCGGTTTGCGATACAATCAATTTCGGAAACCGAGCCACTCTTATCGTGGGGTCTACCTTTCGGTTTTGCGACACGTGCCATTGAACCCGGCGACTACGTGTGCAATCAGAAAATGATTGATTCGTTGTCGATTCGGAATCTACCTTTTGAGCTGCCAGAAACACCCAATTTTAGCGACAAGATGGCACCTTACGTGCTTGACGAAGCTGAATTTCAAGCAGGGAGGCAGGTGGCGCGGCATGCAAACGAGCGTTATTTCCTCGGTTATCAGCGTCCCGGGAACCGTGGTGTTGGCACGCGAAACTATATCGTCGTTATGGGGACAACTTCCCGCACGTCGGGTTTCGCAAGAAGACTTGCCGATATGTGTTCGGTAGGAGGGGTTTGTAACCCCGATACATTTCCAAATATAGACGGTATTGTTGCCGTGACACACACAGAGGGCGGCGAAAGCAGAACCCCGAATAACATTGATATGCTGCTCCGAACGCTCGCCGGTTTCACCGTCCATCCGAATATCGGCGCGATACTGCTGGTTGACTACGGCACGGAAGCGGTTACAAACGAAATGCTTAAAGCGTATATGCTCCGCGAAGGCTACGCTTTGGACGATGTTGTCCATCAATTCTATCGGCTGCAGGGGAGTTTCGACGCGGATTTAGCCGGTGGCGCAGAGATTATTGATGGGTGGTTAGATAGCGTGAACAGTGTCCTGCGAACTGAGCAGTCTCTGGAAAATCTCAAAATCGCCTTGCAGTGTGGTGGTTCAGATGCGTTCTCTGGCGTATCAGGGAACCCGCTCGCCGCCTATGTTGCGAAAGAGGTTATCCGTTATGGTGGGTGTGCCAATCTCGCAGAAACCGATGAGCTTATCGGCTCCGAGGCTTATGTGCTGCAGAACGCCCGCGACTTGCCAACGGCGCGTAAATTTCTTGATACAATTGAACGTTTCAAGGAACGCGTCTCGTGGCACGGACACTCCGCAGAGGGCAATCCGTCGGGTGGCAACAACTTCCGTGGACTTTACAACATCGCTATTAAATCAATCGGTGCAGCGATGAAACGGCATCCCGATGTCTGCCTTGATTATGTCATTGACTATAGCCAACTCATGGAGAAATCGGGCTACTACTTCATGGACAGTCCCGGCAACGATTTGGAGAGCATCGCTGGGCAGGTAGCGTCGGGTTCTAATATGATTTTCTTCGTGACAGGCAACGGATCTATCACAAATTTCCCCTTCGTGCCAACAATTAAGATTGTCACAACGACCGGACGCTATAAGATGCTTACCAAGGATATGGACGTGAACGCAGGAGAATATCTTGACGGGACACCGATGGAGGAACTCGGCGAATCTATGTTGGATCTGACAGTCAATGTCGCATCGGGTGAACGGTCGGCCGGTGAGAAAGCCGGGCACTCCCAAGTCTCGTTGTGGCGCGATTGGAAACAGACGGAACCCGCAGATTTAGACGCTTTATTGACAGAATCTGAATTGAAGTCCGGTGAGCCGCTTTCAATTGATGTTACGGCACAGCGGAGTGTGCCTACTACTCTCCCGATTGACGCTGTTACGGAAACCCAGCGGAGTGTGCCTACTACCCTGCAATTCCGTGCGCTCCAAACGGAGGCAGGATACCGCACGGATCAAGTCGGACTCATCTTGCCCACAAGTCTCTGTTCTGGACAAATTGCACAGATGATTGCGCACCGCTGCAATAAACAAAAGATCGGCGAAAAACAGAGCATATCTCGTTTTGTTGCCCTACCCCATACGGAAGGGTGTGGCGTTTCTGGCGGACGCTCTGAGGAGATTTATACCCGCACGATGATCGGACACCTCACGCATCCGACGGTTGCCCTCGGTCTGCTTCTCGAGCACGGTTGTGAAAAAACCCACAACGATCACGTCCGACACGAGATTCAGAAACTCGGCATATCGCCGGAACACTATGGTTGGGCGAGTGTACAATTGGATGGCGGCATCGATGCCGTTATTGAGAAGGTGCAAGATTGGTTTTCCGAAACGCTTGCGGATAAACCGTCCGTTCCAGCTGTTGATGCTGGATTAGAACACCTCCGCGTAGCCGTGACATCGACGGGTGAAACGACAGAAGAAGTCTCAGATGCCCTGACGCAATTGACGCACCGGATTGTTGCTGCGGGTGGAACGGTGGTCGTCCCGACAAATGCGACGTTTACAAGGGCAGCCACAAGGGCAGCCACAAGGGCAGCCCCTACATTGGCGTATGGACAGCGCGTTGAGAAGGTAGGGTTCCATATCATGGAGACACCGACCGATCAACCGACAGAGACGTTGACAGGATTGGGTGCGACGGGTGTTGATTTGGCACTTGCACACATCGTTGGCGCACCTCTGCAATCACATGTGATGGTGCCGTTGATTCAAGTTTCTACAGATGCCACAACACAAGCCAATTACGGCGCGGATTTGGATTCAGTGTCTGCTGATGTTGACGATCTGTTAGCCTTGATTGTCGAGGTGGCATCGCGGCGGTATATACCGAAGTTGCACGGTAAAGGAAACACAGATTTCCAGTTGACGCGGGGGTTATTGGGGATTTCGATGTAA
- a CDS encoding enoyl-CoA hydratase-related protein: MPNYETLVWSLSDGVATITLNRPRAGNALTMQMGQELMDASIYCDDDPEVQAVVLTGAGKMFCVGADLKHFPPAGPKMATEIKLLTTWLHAAISRFVRMDAPLICAINGTAAGAGMSLALIGDMALVAESARFKMAYSRIALTPDCAATYFLPRLVGFRRAFELYVTNRVLSATEAEAWGLVNRVVPNDALLSEAEVLALQLAMGPTQAIGATKRLFHSAWTESLESQMEQETRAITNAARCPEVAEGFEAFFEKREPDYS; this comes from the coding sequence ATGCCCAACTACGAAACACTGGTTTGGAGTTTGAGCGATGGCGTGGCTACAATCACGCTCAACCGACCACGAGCGGGGAACGCACTGACAATGCAGATGGGACAAGAACTAATGGATGCCTCAATCTACTGTGATGACGATCCCGAGGTGCAAGCAGTGGTGCTGACAGGAGCAGGAAAAATGTTCTGCGTCGGTGCAGATCTGAAGCACTTTCCGCCAGCGGGTCCCAAAATGGCAACCGAGATTAAGTTACTCACGACGTGGCTACATGCGGCGATATCACGCTTTGTACGGATGGACGCGCCGTTGATTTGTGCTATCAACGGGACGGCGGCCGGGGCGGGGATGAGCTTGGCATTGATCGGGGATATGGCATTAGTGGCGGAATCAGCGCGGTTTAAGATGGCTTATTCGCGGATCGCGCTAACGCCGGATTGCGCCGCAACCTATTTCCTGCCGCGACTCGTGGGGTTCCGCCGGGCGTTTGAGTTGTATGTGACTAACCGGGTACTCTCAGCAACGGAGGCGGAAGCGTGGGGGTTGGTCAACCGGGTGGTCCCGAATGATGCTCTATTATCGGAAGCCGAGGTACTCGCTTTACAACTTGCCATGGGACCGACGCAGGCAATCGGAGCAACCAAGAGGCTGTTTCATAGTGCATGGACAGAATCACTGGAATCCCAGATGGAGCAGGAGACGCGAGCAATCACGAATGCTGCGCGGTGTCCCGAAGTAGCGGAAGGTTTTGAGGCATTCTTTGAGAAACGCGAACCTGACTACAGCTGA
- a CDS encoding cohesin domain-containing protein translates to MKRTTFFISIILMLSTTGLQTIPAQVVFEHGEHGGSVYSVAFSPVDNTLLASASDRTIKLWNVETQTDIATLEGPAASIAFSPNGMLLAAGDGDTVKLWDVETHTNVATLEEHTNGVISVAFSPDGTTLAAGAADGTIKLWDVETHQNIATFGGYDAATVAFIIDIENQRWWWTPVSFLSNTTLAAGAGDSIKLWDVKTEENIATFEVPGDLVVSMSCSPDGTTLAAGTYNDLIKLWDVATHTSTTTFPSAAPIPIGWGIRFVPPPFISFSPDGAQLAFTSGAVPLPPEKNAYGPALWNIKTGTQTNILLGHTEVARSVSFSPDGLTLASGAQDGTVRLWDLSSVQAALVASTASPLTEATLHGNVVTLTLNGHRFVDSEWSIGGALSVSGIDGVDFTWDVNRVSDTKVEVALEFDGTDFDTDTTLTFTVDADAIVEPKQVLTVQVPVLATPESSTTVSISPASVVCPDVGEELTFSLNIEGGENIAGYQATLLYNYTALDYVRSVNGNYLPADSFFDIHGYTITATTLAGAANGDGTLATLTFEVEDFKAATLTLSQFYLVDANGKLWEAHIKNAEITLPPEPAEKILGDINRDGVVNIQDLIIVGARYDQRGQNDADLNGDGLVDIVDLVLVANELGADAAAPSLNPQILEQLTAADIKGWLNQIQQLSLTDPAYLRGITVLEQLLMALTPKETALLPNFPNPFNPETWIPYHLAKDADVTLSIYAIDGQVVRKLALGHQPAGIYQNRSRAAYWDGRNEFGEPVASGVYFYTLSTESTRDSVTAGNFTATRKMLIRK, encoded by the coding sequence ATGAAAAGGACCACCTTTTTCATTTCAATCATACTTATGCTTTCAACTACCGGTTTACAAACCATTCCCGCACAAGTCGTTTTTGAACATGGTGAACATGGTGGTAGTGTTTATTCAGTGGCATTTTCGCCGGTGGACAATACACTGCTTGCCTCAGCATCAGATCGCACAATAAAACTATGGAATGTAGAAACCCAAACAGATATCGCTACACTCGAGGGGCCTGCCGCTTCTATCGCTTTTTCACCCAACGGCATGTTGCTTGCTGCCGGGGACGGAGACACAGTGAAACTATGGGATGTGGAAACGCACACAAATGTCGCCACGCTTGAAGAGCATACGAATGGGGTCATTTCAGTAGCGTTTTCACCCGATGGCACAACCCTCGCCGCCGGAGCCGCGGATGGCACTATCAAGTTATGGGATGTAGAGACGCATCAAAATATTGCTACATTTGGCGGTTACGATGCTGCCACCGTTGCTTTTATCATTGATATAGAGAACCAGAGGTGGTGGTGGACACCTGTGTCGTTTTTGTCCAATACAACCCTCGCCGCTGGGGCAGGGGATAGCATCAAGTTATGGGATGTCAAGACGGAAGAAAACATCGCGACCTTTGAGGTGCCTGGAGACCTTGTAGTTTCTATGTCGTGTTCGCCGGATGGCACAACCCTCGCCGCTGGGACATATAATGATCTCATCAAGTTATGGGATGTCGCGACCCATACAAGTACGACTACTTTCCCATCAGCAGCCCCAATACCTATAGGATGGGGTATCCGTTTTGTTCCGCCGCCTTTTATATCGTTTTCACCTGATGGAGCACAACTCGCATTTACGTCTGGAGCAGTACCATTACCTCCAGAGAAGAACGCTTACGGTCCCGCACTATGGAACATCAAGACAGGCACACAGACGAATATACTATTAGGACATACGGAGGTTGCCCGATCAGTATCCTTTTCACCTGATGGATTAACACTTGCATCCGGAGCACAGGATGGCACAGTGAGGTTGTGGGATTTGTCGTCCGTTCAGGCAGCATTGGTGGCATCAACAGCGTCTCCATTGACAGAAGCAACCCTTCATGGAAACGTCGTTACGCTTACACTCAACGGTCATCGGTTTGTTGATAGCGAATGGAGTATCGGAGGCGCGTTGTCAGTCTCCGGAATTGACGGTGTTGATTTTACGTGGGATGTAAATCGCGTCAGCGACACGAAGGTCGAAGTTGCCCTTGAATTCGACGGCACCGACTTTGACACCGATACAACACTTACCTTCACCGTGGACGCAGACGCAATAGTAGAGCCCAAACAGGTCCTCACTGTACAAGTTCCCGTTCTCGCGACACCGGAATCGAGCACCACGGTGAGCATTTCGCCCGCATCGGTCGTATGTCCTGATGTAGGAGAGGAGTTAACATTCAGTCTCAATATAGAAGGTGGGGAAAACATCGCAGGCTATCAGGCAACCCTATTGTATAACTACACTGCGCTCGACTATGTGAGGAGTGTTAATGGCAACTACCTACCAGCAGACTCGTTCTTTGACATACATGGCTATACAATTACCGCTACTACACTCGCCGGGGCTGCTAACGGCGACGGCACACTCGCTACTCTCACATTTGAGGTCGAAGACTTTAAAGCCGCCACGTTGACCCTATCTCAATTCTACCTTGTAGATGCAAATGGAAAACTTTGGGAAGCCCATATTAAAAATGCAGAGATAACTTTGCCACCAGAACCCGCAGAAAAAATCCTGGGGGATATCAACCGCGATGGCGTGGTGAACATCCAAGATTTGATAATCGTTGGTGCCCGCTACGATCAGAGGGGACAAAACGATGCCGATCTCAACGGTGATGGTCTCGTGGATATCGTTGATCTCGTTCTCGTGGCAAACGAACTTGGTGCGGATGCAGCTGCGCCATCGTTGAACCCACAGATATTGGAACAACTCACCGCTGCGGACATCAAAGGGTGGTTGAATCAGATACAGCAACTATCGCTCACTGATCCAGCATACCTGCGCGGTATTACCGTGCTGGAACAACTCCTTATGGCACTAACCCCCAAAGAGACGGCACTTCTACCGAACTTCCCGAATCCATTCAATCCAGAAACGTGGATACCCTACCACTTGGCAAAGGATGCCGATGTCACATTATCCATCTACGCCATAGACGGACAGGTCGTTAGAAAGTTAGCGTTAGGACATCAACCTGCAGGCATCTATCAGAACCGCAGCCGTGCAGCATATTGGGATGGCAGAAACGAATTCGGTGAACCTGTGGCGAGTGGTGTCTATTTCTATACATTGTCCACGGAGTCCACACGCGACTCCGTTACAGCAGGCAATTTTACCGCTACACGCAAGATGTTAATAAGAAAGTAA